One genomic window of Methyloceanibacter sp. wino2 includes the following:
- the cyoC gene encoding cytochrome o ubiquinol oxidase subunit III: MSSVASMTISPRDAERYEEKDFGFWLYLMSDAVIFACLFATYLVMVGNAAGGPTPKDVFELDRAAAETALLLLSSTTFGVAAVALSAGDRGKVLLWLAITFLLGAGFIFLEIGEFTGMIAQGAGPDRSGFLSAFFTLVGTHGFHVSVGLVWIVVMFAQVFFKGLTAPVASRFMRLGLFWHFLDIIWVVIFSVVYLPGVL; this comes from the coding sequence ATGAGTAGTGTCGCCAGCATGACGATCAGCCCGCGTGACGCGGAGCGCTACGAGGAGAAGGATTTCGGCTTCTGGCTCTATCTGATGAGCGACGCCGTCATCTTCGCCTGCCTCTTTGCCACCTATCTCGTCATGGTCGGCAATGCGGCCGGCGGGCCGACGCCCAAGGACGTATTCGAACTCGATAGAGCCGCGGCCGAGACGGCGCTACTGCTCTTGAGCAGTACGACGTTCGGCGTGGCAGCCGTCGCGCTCTCGGCCGGCGACCGGGGCAAGGTGCTGCTCTGGCTCGCCATCACCTTCCTCTTGGGCGCGGGCTTCATCTTTCTGGAGATCGGCGAGTTCACCGGCATGATCGCGCAAGGGGCGGGACCGGACCGCAGCGGTTTCCTGTCGGCCTTCTTCACGCTCGTCGGCACCCATGGCTTCCACGTCAGTGTGGGCCTCGTGTGGATCGTTGTGATGTTCGCTCAGGTGTTCTTCAAAGGCCTCACGGCGCCGGTCGCCTCGCGCTTCATGCGGCTCGGCCTGTTCTGGCACTTCCTCGACATTATCTGGGTCGTGATCTTCTCCGTCGTCTATTTGCCGGGGGTGCTGTGA
- the cyoA gene encoding ubiquinol oxidase subunit II, with protein MIVRHARSLRWTTRATAAIAIVGLTVLCAGCGVADGPTLDPKGPIALTERGLLFKATAIMMIVIVPVFIMAAWFTVRYRGTNRKARYTPNFDFYWPAEIIVWSIPAAIVVWLAFHLWEYTYKLDPYTEIDPSVKPLQVQAIAQDWKWLFVYPEQDIAVVNELAMPVGTPVSLTITSDTVMNSLVIPKLGGQIYAMAGMQTRLNLLADEKGTFWGRNVQYSGTGFADQQFQTHAQSKEDFDAWVEKVKQEGKSLDAATYDALAKPSEKVPVTYYSGVEPGLFDKIIAKWSHGDMDRMPHHSQAETTE; from the coding sequence ATGATCGTCAGACACGCACGCTCACTTCGATGGACCACCCGTGCAACGGCCGCGATCGCCATCGTGGGGCTGACGGTGCTGTGCGCGGGCTGCGGTGTGGCCGACGGGCCGACGCTCGACCCCAAAGGGCCCATCGCGCTGACCGAGCGCGGTCTCCTTTTCAAAGCAACCGCCATCATGATGATCGTGATCGTTCCGGTCTTCATCATGGCGGCGTGGTTCACGGTGCGCTATCGCGGAACAAACCGGAAAGCACGGTACACGCCCAACTTCGATTTCTATTGGCCTGCCGAGATCATTGTTTGGAGCATTCCGGCCGCGATCGTCGTCTGGCTGGCCTTCCATCTTTGGGAGTACACGTACAAGCTCGATCCCTACACGGAGATCGATCCGAGCGTGAAGCCGCTTCAGGTGCAGGCCATCGCCCAGGACTGGAAGTGGCTGTTCGTTTATCCCGAGCAGGACATCGCCGTGGTGAACGAGCTGGCCATGCCGGTTGGTACGCCCGTTAGCCTCACGATCACCTCCGACACCGTCATGAACTCGCTCGTGATCCCGAAGCTTGGTGGACAGATCTATGCGATGGCCGGCATGCAGACGCGGCTCAACCTGCTCGCCGACGAGAAGGGCACGTTCTGGGGCCGCAATGTCCAATACAGCGGCACCGGGTTCGCCGATCAGCAGTTCCAGACCCACGCGCAGTCGAAAGAGGATTTCGATGCCTGGGTGGAGAAGGTGAAGCAAGAGGGCAAATCTCTCGACGCGGCCACGTACGATGCGCTGGCGAAGCCCAGCGAGAAGGTGCCGGTGACCTACTATTCGGGCGTGGAGCCGGGACTGTTCGACAAGATCATCGCCAAATGGTCCCATGGCGACATGGACCGCATGCCGCATCACTCGCAAGCCGAAACGACGGAATAG
- a CDS encoding glutamate--cysteine ligase codes for MSTRVDGPESLIIESRDELVGYLESGCKPQSEWRIGTEHEKFVFNVTDNSPVPYEGPRGIGALLEAHHNCFGWDAVRENGKIIALSCSDCPIGGSISLEPGGQLELSGAPLKTIHDTEAELRQHLSQVGSVAHQLGIGFLGLGFSPKWTLGEIPVMPKDRYRIMMQYMPKRGSHGLDMMFRTATVQVNMDFSDEADMVRKLRVGLALQPIATALFASSPFTEGKLNGFQSYRAQMWQDTDPDRTGGLPFAFDDGMGFERYVDYALDVPMYFVYRDGRYVDVAGASFRDFLSGKLEALPGLRPTIDDWADHLTTLFPEVRLKKFLEMRGADAGPFGLLLGLPALWAGLLYDTTALDGAASLIASWTQEERNEMRLAVPRTGLATPFRGRTLRELAREVLALAEGGLLRRAQRNDKGQDETHMLRPLMEIVETGRTESDRLIAAYEGPWKGNIDRLFESEAL; via the coding sequence ATGTCGACACGCGTGGACGGGCCCGAGAGCCTCATCATCGAGTCGCGCGATGAACTCGTCGGGTATTTGGAGTCGGGGTGTAAGCCGCAGTCCGAATGGCGCATCGGCACCGAGCACGAGAAGTTCGTCTTCAATGTTACGGACAATTCGCCGGTCCCCTATGAAGGCCCCCGCGGCATCGGCGCGCTCTTGGAAGCCCACCACAACTGTTTCGGCTGGGACGCGGTCCGGGAGAACGGCAAGATCATCGCGCTGTCGTGCTCGGATTGCCCCATCGGCGGATCGATTAGCCTCGAGCCCGGCGGACAGCTGGAACTGTCCGGCGCACCGTTGAAGACGATCCACGATACCGAAGCCGAACTCCGCCAGCATCTGAGCCAAGTCGGTTCCGTCGCGCATCAGCTGGGTATCGGCTTTCTCGGGCTCGGTTTCTCGCCCAAGTGGACGCTGGGCGAGATTCCCGTGATGCCGAAGGACCGTTACCGCATCATGATGCAGTACATGCCCAAGCGCGGGAGCCATGGTCTCGACATGATGTTCCGCACGGCGACCGTGCAGGTGAACATGGACTTCAGCGACGAAGCGGACATGGTGCGCAAGCTGCGGGTCGGCCTTGCCCTCCAGCCCATCGCGACCGCGCTGTTCGCGAGTTCGCCCTTTACGGAAGGGAAGCTGAATGGCTTTCAGTCCTATCGCGCGCAGATGTGGCAAGACACCGATCCCGATAGAACTGGTGGGCTCCCCTTCGCCTTCGACGACGGCATGGGCTTCGAGCGCTACGTGGACTACGCGCTCGATGTACCGATGTATTTCGTCTATCGCGACGGGCGCTATGTCGATGTCGCCGGTGCCTCGTTCCGCGATTTTCTGAGCGGCAAGTTGGAAGCGCTGCCGGGACTGCGTCCCACCATCGACGATTGGGCCGATCACCTCACGACGCTCTTCCCGGAGGTGCGTCTCAAGAAGTTTCTCGAGATGCGCGGTGCCGATGCCGGACCGTTCGGTCTCCTCCTGGGGCTGCCGGCCCTGTGGGCGGGGCTGCTCTACGACACGACCGCGCTGGACGGCGCCGCCTCGCTGATCGCGAGCTGGACGCAGGAGGAGCGCAACGAGATGCGCCTCGCCGTGCCGCGCACAGGATTGGCCACGCCATTCCGGGGCCGCACCTTGCGGGAGCTTGCCCGCGAGGTTCTGGCGCTGGCGGAGGGCGGCCTTCTGCGGCGGGCCCAACGCAACGACAAGGGCCAGGACGAGACGCACATGCTCCGCCCCCTTATGGAGATCGTCGAGACCGGCCGGACGGAGTCGGACCGCCTCATCGCCGCCTATGAAGGGCCTTGGAAGGGCAATATCGACAGGCTGTTCGAGAGCGAGGCGCTCTAG
- a CDS encoding cbb3-type cytochrome c oxidase subunit I, whose protein sequence is MFGRLTIDSLPFYSAVAASGAAVTVLGGLAVAGAITYFGAWRMVMTQWVSSVDHKKIGIMYIMLALVMLLRGFVDAAMMRSQQAVAYNSDGYLPPDHFDQIFSSHGTIMIFFMAMPFLSGLANLIVPQQIGSRDVAFPFMNSVSLWLTTAGAGLMLISLVVGKFSTAGWTGYPPYSGVEYTPGVGVDYWLWMVFVAGFGTTMTGINFLVTIIKNRAPGMTMFRLPLFTWTMLITSVLIIFAFPALTVACAMLILDRNFGFHFFTNAMGGNMMNYINLFWLWGHPEVYILILPAFGVFSEVVSTFSQKRLFGYISLVLATCAIGLLSFTVWLHHFFTMGSSAKVNSFFGTMTTIISVPTGVKVFDWLLTMYRGRIIFKPPMLFTIGFLVTFVIGGLSGVLLALPPIDYMMHNTTFLVAHFHNMIIPGVLFGYLAGYMYWFPKAFGFKLNEKWGTRAFWCWIIGFYVAFMPLYVLGMLGMPRRMEHYDIAAWQPHLIVAWVGAFIIMLGMICLGVQLVVSIRERNQALDLTGDPWNGRSLEWATSSPAAPYNFAVVPKVESRDAWWDMKQRGVAYERPAEYEDIVMPKNTYAGVVIGVAGGVFGFAAIWWMWWLALLALVVIAGTIIYRASDDDDEFIMTASEVKAIEDERFAQLAKAPKNEMADEPGFAGNAAPEPAE, encoded by the coding sequence ATCTTCGGACGACTGACAATCGATTCCCTGCCGTTCTACAGCGCCGTCGCCGCGTCCGGCGCCGCGGTGACCGTACTCGGCGGACTCGCGGTCGCCGGGGCCATTACCTATTTCGGCGCTTGGCGCATGGTGATGACCCAGTGGGTGTCGAGCGTCGATCACAAGAAGATCGGCATCATGTACATCATGCTCGCGCTCGTCATGCTCCTGCGCGGCTTCGTCGACGCGGCGATGATGAGAAGTCAGCAGGCCGTCGCCTACAACAGCGACGGCTATCTGCCGCCGGACCATTTCGATCAGATATTCTCGTCGCACGGCACGATCATGATTTTCTTCATGGCCATGCCGTTCCTGTCGGGGCTGGCCAATCTCATCGTGCCACAGCAGATCGGGTCGCGGGACGTAGCGTTCCCCTTCATGAACTCCGTTAGCCTGTGGCTCACCACGGCCGGCGCGGGCCTCATGCTGATCTCGCTGGTCGTCGGCAAGTTCTCCACCGCGGGTTGGACGGGCTATCCACCGTATTCGGGGGTTGAATACACGCCGGGCGTCGGCGTCGATTACTGGCTTTGGATGGTGTTCGTCGCGGGCTTCGGCACCACGATGACGGGCATCAATTTCTTGGTGACGATCATCAAAAACCGCGCGCCCGGCATGACGATGTTCCGCCTGCCGCTCTTTACGTGGACCATGCTCATCACGTCGGTCCTAATCATCTTTGCGTTCCCCGCGCTCACCGTGGCCTGCGCCATGCTGATTCTCGACCGGAACTTCGGGTTCCACTTCTTCACGAACGCCATGGGCGGGAACATGATGAACTACATCAACCTGTTTTGGTTGTGGGGTCATCCGGAGGTCTACATCCTCATCCTTCCCGCCTTCGGCGTGTTCTCCGAGGTGGTCTCGACCTTCAGCCAGAAGCGCCTGTTCGGCTACATCTCGCTCGTGCTCGCCACCTGCGCCATCGGCCTCCTGTCCTTCACGGTGTGGCTGCATCACTTCTTCACCATGGGATCGAGCGCCAAGGTCAACTCGTTCTTCGGAACGATGACCACGATCATCTCGGTGCCCACGGGCGTGAAGGTGTTCGACTGGCTGCTGACCATGTATCGCGGCCGCATCATCTTCAAACCGCCGATGCTTTTCACCATCGGGTTTCTGGTGACCTTCGTCATCGGCGGCCTGTCGGGCGTGCTGCTGGCGCTGCCGCCGATCGACTACATGATGCACAACACGACGTTCCTGGTCGCGCACTTCCACAACATGATCATTCCGGGCGTGCTGTTCGGCTATCTCGCCGGCTACATGTACTGGTTCCCCAAAGCCTTCGGCTTCAAGCTCAACGAGAAATGGGGCACGCGCGCCTTCTGGTGCTGGATCATCGGCTTCTATGTCGCCTTCATGCCGCTCTACGTGCTCGGCATGCTCGGCATGCCCCGCCGCATGGAGCACTACGACATCGCGGCTTGGCAGCCCCATCTCATCGTGGCTTGGGTCGGCGCCTTCATCATCATGCTCGGTATGATCTGTCTCGGCGTGCAACTCGTCGTCAGCATTCGTGAGCGCAACCAGGCGCTCGATCTCACCGGCGATCCCTGGAACGGCCGTTCCCTCGAATGGGCCACGTCGTCCCCGGCGGCGCCCTACAATTTCGCGGTCGTACCCAAGGTGGAGAGCCGGGACGCCTGGTGGGACATGAAACAGCGCGGCGTCGCCTATGAGCGCCCGGCCGAATACGAAGACATCGTCATGCCGAAGAACACCTATGCCGGCGTCGTGATCGGCGTCGCGGGCGGCGTGTTCGGCTTCGCCGCGATCTGGTGGATGTGGTGGCTGGCGCTTCTGGCGCTCGTCGTGATCGCCGGCACAATCATCTACCGCGCCTCCGACGACGACGATGAGTTCATCATGACGGCCAGCGAGGTGAAGGCTATCGAAGACGAGCGCTTCGCCCAGCTCGCCAAAGCCCCGAAGAACGAAATGGCGGACGAGCCCGGCTTTGCCGGCAACGCCGCGCCGGAGCCCGCCGAATGA
- a CDS encoding 16S rRNA (uracil(1498)-N(3))-methyltransferase → MPSKLPRLFVKSPLQASAEITLDRDQTHYLAHVLRIKPDSYVLVFNGTDGEWCARAGAAGKKSMTLVAEHQSRPQEEGPDLHYLFAPIKRARVDYMAQKATEMGASVLRPVITRRTIAERVKVERLEANAVEAAEQCGILRVPEVHAPQKLEEILKAWDPERRLVFADETAAIASPLEALASDASRPHAVLIGPEGGFDPEERDLLLKKDFVLPISLGPRVMRADTAAVACLTLVNAVCGDWR, encoded by the coding sequence CTCCGCTTCAAGCGAGCGCCGAAATAACGCTGGATCGGGACCAGACGCATTACTTAGCGCATGTGCTCCGGATTAAGCCGGACTCCTACGTCCTCGTGTTCAATGGAACGGACGGCGAGTGGTGCGCCCGTGCCGGCGCTGCCGGCAAGAAGTCGATGACACTTGTCGCCGAGCACCAATCGCGGCCTCAGGAAGAGGGTCCCGATCTCCACTATCTCTTCGCGCCCATCAAGCGTGCCCGCGTCGACTACATGGCGCAGAAGGCGACCGAGATGGGCGCCAGCGTTTTGCGGCCGGTCATCACGCGGCGCACGATCGCCGAGCGGGTCAAGGTCGAACGGCTCGAGGCCAATGCGGTAGAGGCGGCGGAGCAATGTGGCATCCTGCGCGTGCCTGAAGTGCACGCACCGCAGAAGCTCGAAGAAATTCTGAAAGCCTGGGACCCGGAGCGGCGCCTCGTCTTCGCCGACGAGACGGCGGCCATCGCGTCGCCGCTCGAGGCGCTGGCATCGGATGCATCTCGTCCGCACGCGGTCTTGATCGGGCCCGAGGGCGGATTCGATCCTGAGGAACGCGATCTCCTCCTCAAGAAAGACTTCGTGCTGCCGATCTCGCTGGGCCCGCGAGTCATGCGCGCGGACACGGCTGCGGTCGCCTGTCTGACGCTCGTCAACGCCGTCTGCGGCGATTGGCGCTAG
- the cyoD gene encoding cytochrome o ubiquinol oxidase subunit IV, which translates to MEIKSGLQIERTIKPYLIGLALAVILTVIAFGLAATGVLPRETTLIIIAALAVVQILVHLSFFLHIDLKTTPRENLVALAFALVLIFIMVGGSLWIMFDLYHRMMV; encoded by the coding sequence ATGGAGATCAAGTCGGGGCTTCAGATCGAGCGTACCATCAAGCCCTATCTGATCGGGCTCGCGTTGGCCGTGATCCTGACGGTCATAGCCTTCGGTCTTGCGGCGACGGGCGTGCTCCCACGCGAGACCACGCTGATCATCATTGCGGCGCTCGCCGTGGTGCAGATCCTGGTGCATTTGTCATTCTTCCTGCACATCGATTTGAAGACGACCCCGCGCGAGAATCTCGTAGCGCTGGCTTTCGCGCTCGTCCTGATCTTCATCATGGTGGGCGGCAGCCTCTGGATCATGTTCGATCTGTACCATCGCATGATGGTCTGA